From the genome of Cognaticolwellia beringensis, one region includes:
- a CDS encoding acetyltransferase, with the protein MHYDVFNGDADGIIALLQLRLAEPKDSKLITGVKRDIQLLQQVPTGLATSVTVLDISMEKNISALAGLLANNVEVFYVDHHRAGLVPSSPHLHDIIDTDANTCTSLLVNKYLAGQYALWAIVAAFGDNMLVAAEQLAQQAGLSATEQAQLKALGVYINYNGYGRTVDDLHIAPDALFNTLLNYPDPFTLVNEENSIFTVLEQAYLSDMAQAKQASVLHDDTALQVIELEDAAWSRRVSGVYGNELANQNPDKAHAVITLNLDGSYTVSLRAPINNKVGAGELCAQFDTGGGRAAAAGINQLPKEKLGNFMALVSKYYQ; encoded by the coding sequence ATGCATTATGATGTTTTTAATGGTGATGCGGACGGTATTATCGCTCTGCTACAATTACGTTTAGCGGAGCCTAAAGATTCCAAGTTAATCACGGGTGTTAAACGTGATATTCAATTGCTTCAGCAAGTGCCTACTGGCCTTGCAACGTCAGTGACCGTGCTTGATATTTCGATGGAAAAAAATATTTCCGCATTAGCTGGCTTACTGGCTAATAATGTTGAGGTGTTTTATGTCGACCATCATCGCGCAGGCTTAGTGCCAAGTTCTCCGCATTTACACGATATTATTGATACTGACGCTAATACCTGTACCAGTTTATTGGTCAATAAATATTTGGCTGGTCAATACGCTTTATGGGCGATAGTCGCGGCGTTTGGCGATAATATGCTGGTTGCGGCAGAGCAGTTAGCGCAACAAGCCGGTTTATCAGCTACCGAACAAGCACAGTTGAAAGCCTTAGGGGTTTATATTAACTATAACGGTTACGGGCGCACGGTTGATGATTTGCATATCGCGCCTGATGCTTTATTTAACACCTTACTGAATTATCCTGACCCCTTTACCTTAGTTAACGAAGAAAACTCCATATTTACTGTGCTTGAGCAAGCTTACCTAAGTGATATGGCCCAAGCTAAACAAGCGAGTGTTTTGCATGATGATACGGCTTTGCAGGTTATTGAACTTGAAGATGCCGCATGGTCGCGCCGAGTTAGCGGTGTTTATGGTAATGAATTAGCCAATCAAAACCCTGACAAAGCGCATGCAGTGATCACTTTAAATTTAGATGGTAGTTACACGGTAAGCTTACGTGCTCCGATAAATAATAAAGTAGGTGCAGGCGAATTATGTGCGCAATTTGACACCGGTGGCGGTAGAGCAGCAGCGGCCGGTATTAACCAATTACCGAAAGAAAAACTTGGTAACTTCATGGCGTTAGTGTCAAAATATTATCAATAG
- the galE gene encoding UDP-glucose 4-epimerase GalE, with product MSLLITGGTGFIGSHTVVELLALDKDIVIVDNLSNSSTLVLDRIKQITGKSVTFIQADICDRQALTKVFEQHDIDAVVHFAGLKAVGESSEIPLSYYHNNVSGSVTLLQVMAEQNVKNLVFSSSATVYGENNPSPLDETMPTSATNPYGQTKLMIENILFDLARSDEQWSIACLRYFNPIGAHESGLIGENPNGIPNNLLPYVSQVAVGRLAQLQIFGDDYQTVDGTGVRDYIHVVDLAQGHVKALEKLSEIKGCVPINLGTGNGTSVLEIVNTFKEISGQDIPYNIAPRRAGDIATVYADASVANTLLGWHAKRDLATMIADTWRWQSQNPNGFE from the coding sequence ATGAGTTTGTTGATCACAGGTGGCACAGGTTTTATTGGTAGCCATACGGTTGTTGAATTACTTGCACTAGATAAAGATATTGTTATTGTTGATAACTTATCAAATTCTTCTACATTAGTACTTGATCGTATTAAACAAATTACGGGGAAGTCGGTAACATTTATTCAAGCTGATATATGTGATCGCCAAGCATTAACGAAAGTATTTGAGCAGCACGACATTGACGCTGTTGTTCATTTTGCTGGTTTAAAAGCGGTTGGTGAGTCTAGTGAAATTCCGTTAAGTTATTATCATAATAATGTTTCTGGTTCGGTAACGCTTTTGCAAGTAATGGCTGAGCAGAATGTTAAAAATTTAGTCTTTAGTTCATCAGCCACCGTTTATGGTGAGAATAATCCTTCGCCACTTGATGAAACCATGCCGACATCGGCGACCAATCCTTATGGTCAAACCAAATTGATGATAGAAAATATTTTGTTTGATTTGGCGCGCAGCGATGAACAATGGTCTATTGCTTGTTTACGCTATTTTAACCCGATTGGCGCACATGAGTCTGGCCTTATTGGTGAAAATCCTAACGGTATTCCGAATAATTTATTGCCTTACGTTTCACAAGTTGCTGTTGGCCGATTAGCGCAGTTACAAATTTTTGGTGATGACTATCAAACAGTTGATGGTACAGGCGTTAGAGATTACATTCATGTTGTTGATTTAGCGCAAGGGCATGTTAAAGCGTTAGAAAAATTAAGCGAAATTAAAGGCTGTGTACCGATTAATTTAGGTACTGGCAATGGTACGTCGGTTTTAGAGATTGTTAATACCTTTAAAGAGATATCAGGACAAGATATACCGTACAACATTGCCCCACGACGTGCTGGAGATATTGCTACGGTATATGCTGACGCGAGTGTCGCGAATACCTTGCTTGGTTGGCATGCTAAACGGGATTTAGCCACGATGATTGCAGATACATGGCGCTGGCAGTCACAAAACCCTAATGGTTTTGAATAG
- a CDS encoding EAL and HDOD domain-containing protein has translation MYFYAARQPILDIDKNLYAYELLFRDSIINVFPDIDGDEATTKMIEASNFNLGISEFTGNKPAFINFTLETLIKGYPETLTTDEVVVEILETVKPGKKLLSICKDLHDKGYTIALDDYIHQAVWHHFYPFINIIKIDWQDTTVDTIKEVKTAIEGYPHIKLLAEKVETYEEYNQALELGFVLFQGFFFAKPEMVKTKSLSPSQIAMAELLYETSQTELNLTSITAVFERDVTLSYKLLRYANSAIFKRRSEISTIKQALVTLGSAELKRFLGLMFAANINPEKPSELINSAMARAKFCDLMASQVKSPIDQAIAFLTGLLSLIDAIVDEDLESILTKLPLAQEIKDTLLTRKGDMAALIMLLEFIERAEWSKATEVMKTLGLEKAEVLKCYNEAIAWADEQTIANY, from the coding sequence ATGTACTTTTACGCAGCTAGGCAGCCTATTCTAGATATAGATAAAAATTTATATGCCTACGAGCTTTTGTTTCGCGATAGCATCATTAACGTTTTCCCAGACATTGATGGTGACGAAGCAACAACAAAAATGATTGAGGCCAGTAACTTTAATCTCGGCATCAGTGAATTTACCGGTAATAAACCTGCTTTTATCAATTTCACCTTAGAAACCTTGATTAAAGGCTACCCAGAAACCTTAACGACAGATGAAGTCGTTGTCGAAATACTGGAAACCGTTAAACCGGGTAAAAAATTATTATCGATATGCAAAGATTTACATGATAAAGGCTACACCATCGCGCTAGATGATTATATTCATCAGGCCGTTTGGCACCATTTCTACCCTTTTATAAATATTATTAAGATCGATTGGCAAGACACCACAGTAGACACCATAAAAGAAGTAAAAACTGCCATTGAAGGTTATCCGCATATAAAACTACTCGCGGAAAAAGTTGAAACCTATGAGGAATATAATCAAGCCTTAGAGTTAGGCTTTGTGTTATTTCAAGGCTTCTTTTTCGCCAAACCTGAAATGGTTAAAACCAAAAGTTTATCACCATCGCAAATAGCCATGGCAGAATTACTCTATGAAACATCACAAACAGAATTAAACTTAACCAGCATTACCGCAGTGTTTGAACGTGACGTTACCTTATCTTATAAACTATTGCGCTATGCAAACTCAGCTATTTTTAAGCGCAGAAGTGAAATATCTACCATTAAACAAGCGCTTGTTACCTTAGGCTCTGCCGAGTTAAAACGTTTCCTTGGGTTAATGTTTGCCGCAAATATTAACCCAGAGAAACCTTCTGAGCTTATTAACTCCGCCATGGCACGAGCAAAATTTTGTGACTTAATGGCCAGTCAAGTCAAGTCACCCATAGATCAGGCTATCGCCTTCTTAACCGGCTTATTGTCGTTAATAGATGCCATTGTTGATGAAGACTTAGAAAGCATTCTCACCAAGCTCCCACTAGCGCAAGAAATAAAAGACACCCTATTAACCCGTAAAGGTGATATGGCTGCTTTAATTATGCTGTTAGAGTTTATCGAACGAGCAGAATGGTCAAAAGCCACCGAAGTAATGAAGACGCTTGGCCTAGAAAAAGCGGAAGTCCTTAAATGCTATAATGAAGCAATCGCCTGGGCCGATGAACAAACCATTGCCAATTATTAG
- the putP gene encoding sodium/proline symporter PutP, which yields MAVGTMISLALYFAVMLGIGLYAFKKSTSDVSGFMLGGRSLGPGVTALSAGASDMSGWMLMGVPGLMYTVGLSSVWISFGLMLGAYLNYLIVAPRLRTYTEMANDSITLPDFFENRFADSSRALRITSSIVIILFFTLYTSSGIVAGGKLFESSFGLSYEIGLYVTAGVVVLYTLFGGFLAVSMTDFVQGCIMFVALVLVPFVAVSDVGGTDAMLKTIEQVNPEFLNFFSGVSIVAIISAMAWGLGYFGQPHIIVRFMAIRSVDDLPAARRIGMSWMIVSLFGAMATGFAGVAYVAKTGLVVNDAETIFILLGQVLFHPLIAGFLLAAILAAIMSTISSQLLVTSSSLTGDFYQAFLNKNASEKQLVFVGRLSVALVAMVAIFLAYDRESSILTLVSNAWAGFGAAFGPLVIMSLYWKKMNRHGALAGMLTGAITVLIWIYAPITINGQSLSSVMYEIVPGFIMASIAIVLVSRMTTKEQPEIEAVFDQVAAKHS from the coding sequence ATGGCTGTAGGAACAATGATTTCATTGGCACTATATTTTGCTGTAATGTTAGGAATAGGTTTATATGCTTTTAAAAAGTCTACCAGTGACGTTTCTGGTTTTATGTTGGGAGGCCGTAGTTTAGGCCCAGGAGTAACAGCACTTTCTGCGGGTGCTTCTGACATGAGTGGTTGGATGCTGATGGGCGTTCCCGGACTTATGTACACCGTAGGCTTAAGTAGTGTGTGGATTTCTTTTGGCTTGATGCTGGGGGCATATTTAAATTATTTGATTGTAGCGCCAAGGTTAAGAACTTACACAGAAATGGCAAATGACTCGATAACCCTGCCAGATTTTTTTGAAAACCGTTTTGCTGATAGTTCTCGAGCATTACGAATCACTTCTTCGATTGTTATTATTTTATTTTTCACTCTTTATACCTCTTCAGGGATTGTTGCAGGTGGCAAGCTATTCGAAAGTTCATTTGGTTTAAGTTATGAAATAGGCCTTTATGTTACCGCTGGCGTTGTTGTGCTTTATACGCTGTTTGGTGGCTTCTTAGCCGTGAGTATGACTGACTTTGTTCAAGGCTGTATAATGTTTGTTGCTTTGGTACTGGTGCCATTTGTTGCGGTATCAGATGTTGGTGGCACTGACGCTATGCTTAAAACTATTGAACAGGTAAACCCTGAATTTTTAAACTTTTTTAGTGGTGTTAGTATTGTCGCTATAATTTCTGCAATGGCTTGGGGATTAGGCTACTTTGGTCAACCACATATTATTGTGCGTTTTATGGCTATTCGTTCAGTCGACGATTTACCTGCTGCAAGAAGAATAGGTATGAGTTGGATGATCGTCTCGTTATTTGGTGCTATGGCGACCGGCTTTGCGGGCGTGGCTTACGTGGCTAAAACAGGCTTAGTTGTTAATGATGCTGAAACGATATTTATTCTACTAGGGCAAGTGTTGTTCCATCCTCTTATTGCTGGCTTTTTACTTGCTGCGATTTTAGCGGCAATTATGAGTACTATTTCTTCGCAATTGTTGGTAACTTCAAGCTCATTAACCGGTGATTTTTATCAAGCCTTTTTGAATAAGAATGCCAGTGAGAAGCAATTAGTATTTGTTGGCCGATTGTCAGTAGCCTTAGTGGCAATGGTGGCAATTTTCCTTGCCTATGATCGAGAAAGTTCGATATTGACCTTAGTGAGTAATGCTTGGGCCGGTTTTGGTGCTGCATTTGGCCCGTTGGTTATTATGAGTTTGTATTGGAAGAAAATGAACCGACATGGTGCGCTAGCAGGTATGTTAACTGGAGCGATTACCGTATTGATTTGGATTTACGCGCCGATAACCATTAATGGCCAATCTTTAAGTTCGGTTATGTATGAAATCGTACCTGGCTTTATTATGGCGAGTATTGCCATTGTATTGGTTAGTCGAATGACGACGAAAGAACAGCCAGAAATAGAAGCGGTATTCGATCAGGTTGCAGCTAAGCATAGTTAA
- a CDS encoding DUF3379 family protein → MDDLQFRRSILADPKNRDDDTNASIKNDPAKQKFVQEIDSLDNKIAQAMNIPVPDDLANKLILRQTLASHQQQKRKTRVRLAMAASVAFVMGLTVNFYMFSSTYKNLGDYAIAHVNHEAKHFSNTAEPTVTLASLNEKMAVFKGSFDSTFGTLIFADYCRFDGSKSLHLVFQGQSSPVNIFILPEDEDIKFIANFANDKLQGKSLNFNHSNIIVVGDKQEPMQQWQERVNKSITWSI, encoded by the coding sequence ATGGATGATTTGCAATTTAGACGTAGCATATTAGCCGATCCAAAAAATCGTGATGATGATACTAATGCCAGCATAAAAAATGATCCGGCAAAGCAAAAGTTTGTACAAGAAATTGACTCTTTAGATAACAAAATCGCACAAGCCATGAATATTCCGGTGCCTGACGATTTAGCTAATAAGTTAATTTTACGCCAAACATTAGCCAGCCATCAGCAACAAAAACGTAAAACACGTGTCCGTTTAGCCATGGCGGCATCGGTAGCATTTGTGATGGGGTTAACCGTAAATTTTTATATGTTTTCTAGCACTTATAAAAATTTAGGCGACTATGCTATTGCCCATGTTAATCATGAAGCAAAACATTTTTCTAACACTGCAGAGCCAACAGTAACCTTAGCATCATTAAACGAGAAAATGGCCGTATTTAAAGGCAGTTTTGATAGTACCTTCGGCACCCTAATCTTCGCTGATTATTGTCGCTTTGACGGTAGCAAAAGCTTACACTTGGTCTTTCAAGGTCAATCAAGCCCCGTTAATATCTTTATTCTACCCGAAGACGAAGACATCAAATTTATTGCAAATTTTGCGAATGATAAATTACAAGGTAAGTCACTAAACTTTAACCATTCAAACATCATAGTGGTTGGTGATAAACAAGAGCCAATGCAACAATGGCAAGAACGCGTTAACAAAAGCATTACTTGGTCAATTTAG
- a CDS encoding sigma-70 family RNA polymerase sigma factor → MATKQVRYEALVKALHADLYRYGYWLCHDKHIAEDLVQETFLRAWRALDSLKDEKAAKSWLITILRRENARRFERKRFEMSEYEEATITDVKATSSEQDIENHWLREKIAQMPEEYREPLVLQVIGGFTGEEIATMLSLNKNTVMTRLFRARNQLKEAVDDEPKLRGLHNG, encoded by the coding sequence ATGGCGACAAAACAAGTTAGATACGAAGCACTCGTTAAAGCATTACATGCAGATTTATATCGTTATGGCTACTGGCTATGCCACGATAAGCATATTGCTGAAGACCTCGTGCAAGAGACATTTTTACGTGCATGGCGCGCGCTTGACTCGTTGAAAGACGAAAAGGCGGCAAAGTCATGGTTAATTACTATTCTGCGCAGAGAAAACGCTCGTCGTTTTGAGCGCAAGCGTTTTGAAATGAGTGAATATGAAGAAGCAACCATTACCGATGTAAAAGCAACCAGTAGTGAGCAAGACATTGAAAACCATTGGCTACGTGAAAAAATAGCTCAAATGCCTGAAGAGTATCGCGAGCCCTTAGTGCTTCAGGTCATTGGTGGTTTTACTGGTGAAGAAATTGCCACCATGTTGTCACTGAATAAAAATACCGTTATGACACGATTATTTCGTGCTCGAAATCAATTGAAAGAGGCCGTAGACGACGAGCCAAAATTAAGAGGTCTACACAATGGATGA
- a CDS encoding BatD family protein has product MVRVIISLLAILISFHSYALTQVSASVDKNPVMINESLILTVTADDDIDRNALDTSALLADFIVGRTSVNSQTSMVNFNTTRTTTWNTVLIPRQSGELNIPAFDIDGVKTQVIKLDVLAANKSAASTQQDLFITTQVSANDIYVQQQITLTVKLHFAAELKRGSLTEPTLAGANILQVGKDKESENIINGKRYRIIERVYAISPQESGEATIKSPIFSGEIIMPSARRSNFLSFADTKPVSVVGDDIELTIKAIPAQVNGAWLPSELLALHQEWQPEPSQFKVGEPITRTITLTAAGLSEEQLPEITIEVPQGLKVYPDQATLHTGLNNERLVSQKVINFAIVASQAGEYQLPEITVPWWNTVTNKAEVAKIPAQTITVLPNADITQIVTQPPPSVALENTTPTPIVETVIIQPNNSLQWLFLALWLLTLLAWFISAKRPFQSKKINAGTSSKVNNAHLAMLAACKQNNGELALACLLPWAQSQVSSNSESELLTTLDSLHNYFNDKALTDAIIELQQRYYGKNPGQWSGNNLLTAIQTLHKKGHSKSADDEIKINP; this is encoded by the coding sequence GTGGTAAGAGTTATAATTTCTTTGTTGGCTATTTTAATCTCATTTCATAGCTACGCGTTAACACAAGTCAGCGCCTCGGTAGATAAAAATCCGGTGATGATCAATGAATCGTTAATATTAACCGTTACCGCCGATGACGATATTGACAGAAATGCCTTAGACACATCAGCACTTTTAGCCGACTTTATTGTTGGTAGAACCTCAGTTAACTCACAAACTAGCATGGTGAACTTTAACACTACCCGCACCACTACCTGGAATACCGTATTAATACCTCGTCAGTCCGGTGAACTTAACATACCAGCGTTTGATATTGACGGCGTAAAAACACAAGTCATCAAGCTTGACGTGTTAGCAGCCAACAAATCAGCGGCATCGACCCAGCAAGATTTATTTATCACCACACAAGTATCTGCTAACGATATATACGTGCAACAGCAAATTACTTTAACGGTAAAACTTCACTTCGCGGCAGAGTTAAAACGTGGCAGTTTAACTGAACCGACTTTAGCAGGTGCTAACATTTTACAAGTTGGCAAAGATAAAGAATCAGAAAATATTATCAACGGTAAACGTTATCGTATTATCGAGCGGGTATATGCCATTAGTCCGCAAGAAAGTGGTGAAGCAACAATAAAATCGCCGATTTTTTCTGGCGAAATAATTATGCCTTCAGCCAGACGCTCTAACTTTTTAAGCTTCGCTGATACAAAACCGGTTAGCGTGGTTGGCGACGACATTGAGTTAACGATTAAAGCTATTCCCGCTCAAGTTAATGGTGCATGGCTACCCAGCGAGTTATTGGCTTTACATCAAGAATGGCAACCTGAGCCAAGCCAATTTAAAGTCGGTGAACCTATCACTCGCACAATCACCCTTACTGCTGCTGGCCTTTCAGAAGAGCAATTACCCGAAATTACTATAGAAGTACCGCAAGGATTAAAAGTTTATCCTGATCAAGCAACGCTTCACACCGGCCTGAACAATGAACGTTTAGTCAGTCAAAAAGTCATCAACTTTGCCATTGTTGCCAGTCAAGCAGGTGAATATCAATTGCCTGAAATTACAGTACCTTGGTGGAATACAGTGACAAATAAAGCAGAGGTAGCAAAAATACCGGCTCAAACAATCACGGTATTACCTAACGCTGATATAACACAAATCGTCACACAACCCCCACCAAGCGTTGCCCTTGAAAATACAACGCCAACACCGATTGTAGAAACGGTAATAATTCAGCCGAACAACTCCCTACAATGGCTATTTCTAGCTTTATGGCTATTAACCTTATTAGCATGGTTTATATCCGCTAAGCGACCTTTCCAGTCAAAGAAAATAAATGCTGGCACTAGCAGTAAGGTTAATAATGCACATCTTGCAATGTTGGCGGCCTGTAAACAAAATAATGGCGAATTAGCCTTAGCCTGCTTACTGCCTTGGGCACAATCACAGGTATCAAGCAATAGCGAAAGCGAGTTACTCACAACACTTGATTCATTACATAATTATTTCAACGACAAAGCCCTTACTGACGCTATTATTGAGTTACAACAACGTTATTATGGCAAAAATCCAGGCCAATGGTCAGGCAACAACCTGCTCACCGCCATACAGACATTGCATAAAAAAGGTCATAGTAAATCAGCAGATGATGAAATCAAGATCAACCCTTAA
- a CDS encoding vWA domain-containing protein, translating into MADFHFIRPLWLFAIIILIFMLFMLKKLRVKQSGWQQLLPAHLAKVLVQGNTKAKSSSLVLPFFIGLLSIIAMAGPSWQKLPQPVYQVAQGSVLIMDMSYSMYSTDVAPNRLTRARYKAIDLLDNIKEGEIGLIAYAGDAFNISPLTGDSNNIKLLLPSLSPDLMPVLGSNPFAALSLANEMLVNAGHNDGDIYWFTDGIDNIDIQDITQWSRDHPYRLNILGVGTKTGAPIKLSNGELMKDDNGAIIVPKLPVQTLRGLAKRGRGNYTTLTHDNKDIERLIYKPMVTDTDNTKESENTGDQWQEFGPYLLLLVLPLLLSYFRRGALLVTLPFALMLIPNNNAHADLWQDLWKTKDQQGQDHFKSEQYQQAAAEFKNPLWQGSAHYKAGDYEHALAAFQQENTADALYNQGNALAKLQKVDEAIAAYDKALQLDPDLADAKNNKAILEQLKQQQENQDQQSGDEQQQQDEDQEQQNQDGESQDSQSQDGESKEGEQQGDQEGQQNSEPKDQSEQDESSEQQDSEDQQAQKDQQQADSEPPEQTDEQQAKEAQQAKDAEESNDAQSAEAQQLAEQLAKETEQKHQQLLNKVTDDPYMLLRNKMQLEYQKRNQDRRNVGVKKKW; encoded by the coding sequence ATGGCTGACTTTCATTTTATTCGCCCGCTTTGGCTATTCGCCATTATAATCTTAATTTTCATGTTGTTTATGCTAAAAAAACTGCGTGTTAAACAGTCTGGTTGGCAACAACTTTTACCCGCTCATTTAGCGAAAGTACTAGTGCAAGGCAACACAAAAGCGAAATCTAGCTCATTAGTTCTACCTTTTTTTATTGGCTTGCTATCCATAATAGCCATGGCAGGCCCAAGCTGGCAAAAGCTGCCACAGCCAGTATATCAAGTAGCGCAAGGTTCTGTCTTGATCATGGACATGTCCTACTCCATGTATTCAACCGACGTTGCACCTAATCGTCTGACACGTGCGCGCTACAAAGCCATAGATTTACTCGATAATATCAAAGAAGGTGAAATCGGCCTTATCGCTTATGCGGGCGATGCTTTCAACATTAGTCCACTAACGGGCGACAGCAATAATATAAAGTTATTACTCCCGTCATTAAGCCCTGATCTGATGCCAGTGCTGGGTAGTAACCCTTTCGCTGCACTTTCCTTAGCCAATGAAATGTTAGTCAACGCAGGTCATAACGACGGGGATATATATTGGTTTACCGATGGCATTGATAACATCGATATTCAAGATATAACCCAATGGTCGCGCGATCATCCTTATCGTCTTAATATACTTGGCGTTGGCACAAAAACAGGCGCGCCTATTAAACTCAGTAATGGCGAATTAATGAAAGACGATAACGGCGCGATTATTGTGCCGAAGTTACCCGTACAAACATTACGAGGTCTCGCGAAACGTGGTAGAGGCAACTACACCACACTAACCCATGACAATAAAGATATTGAACGACTGATCTACAAACCTATGGTCACAGACACCGACAACACCAAAGAAAGTGAAAATACCGGTGATCAATGGCAAGAATTTGGCCCTTATTTATTACTCTTAGTTTTGCCACTGCTACTAAGTTACTTTAGACGTGGCGCACTATTGGTAACACTGCCGTTTGCCCTAATGTTAATACCTAATAACAACGCTCATGCAGATCTTTGGCAAGATCTTTGGAAAACTAAAGATCAACAAGGCCAAGACCATTTTAAAAGTGAACAATACCAACAAGCAGCAGCAGAATTTAAAAATCCACTATGGCAAGGTAGTGCACACTATAAAGCAGGTGATTACGAACATGCCTTAGCTGCGTTTCAACAAGAGAACACCGCTGACGCCTTATATAATCAAGGCAACGCCTTGGCTAAACTGCAAAAAGTTGACGAAGCGATAGCGGCCTATGATAAAGCTTTACAGCTTGATCCCGACTTAGCCGATGCAAAAAATAATAAAGCCATTCTTGAACAGTTAAAACAACAGCAAGAAAACCAAGACCAACAATCTGGTGACGAACAGCAACAACAAGACGAAGATCAAGAGCAACAAAATCAGGATGGCGAGAGTCAAGACAGCCAAAGCCAAGACGGTGAAAGTAAAGAAGGCGAGCAGCAAGGTGATCAAGAGGGTCAACAAAACTCTGAACCAAAAGACCAATCCGAACAAGATGAGTCATCTGAGCAACAAGATTCTGAAGATCAACAAGCGCAAAAAGACCAGCAACAAGCTGACAGTGAGCCACCAGAACAGACAGATGAGCAACAAGCTAAAGAGGCTCAGCAAGCCAAAGACGCTGAAGAGTCAAATGATGCACAAAGCGCAGAAGCACAACAATTAGCAGAGCAACTAGCCAAAGAAACCGAACAAAAACATCAACAGTTGCTCAATAAAGTAACAGATGATCCCTATATGCTACTGAGAAATAAAATGCAGTTAGAGTATCAAAAACGTAATCAAGATCGCCGAAATGTAGGAGTTAAGAAAAAGTGGTAA
- a CDS encoding vWA domain-containing protein yields the protein MIHFDFLWALIALPLPLLIYWLPAKKQVQAAPLKMPTIIKGMQTQEFAPEKKKTSLLILSLIWLLVVLASTQPQWLGEAVNVPTEGREMMIAVDLSGSMQVEDMTLNGRSVNRLDMLKVLLGEFIERRSGDRLGLILFGDDAYMQTPMTFDRKTVQQMLDETVLGLVGKQTAIGDAIALAVKRFDEQKDSNRVLLLLTDGQNTAGKITPDQALELAVAKDITIYTIGIGADIMIQNSLFGARRVNPSSELDEESLQRIADETGGYYFRARASEDMSKIYKLLDNLEPVEQEQQQMRPLTALFHWPLGLALLISLLTLLIKSVSNGQFFIRSKKVSGVKH from the coding sequence ATGATCCATTTTGATTTCCTCTGGGCGTTAATCGCCCTACCACTGCCATTACTTATTTATTGGCTGCCCGCTAAAAAACAAGTACAAGCAGCACCGCTTAAAATGCCAACCATCATTAAAGGCATGCAAACACAAGAGTTTGCCCCAGAAAAGAAAAAAACATCACTGCTGATCCTCAGCCTTATTTGGTTGTTAGTTGTGCTAGCCAGCACTCAGCCTCAATGGCTAGGCGAAGCAGTTAATGTTCCTACTGAAGGCCGCGAAATGATGATCGCTGTCGATCTATCTGGCAGCATGCAAGTGGAAGATATGACCTTGAATGGTCGCAGTGTCAATCGCCTTGATATGTTAAAAGTATTGCTAGGTGAATTTATCGAACGCCGAAGTGGTGACAGGCTAGGTTTGATCTTATTCGGTGACGATGCTTACATGCAAACGCCCATGACTTTTGATCGTAAAACCGTGCAACAAATGCTCGACGAAACGGTATTAGGTCTAGTCGGTAAACAAACCGCTATCGGTGATGCTATCGCATTGGCAGTTAAACGCTTTGACGAACAAAAAGATTCAAATCGCGTACTGTTATTACTAACCGATGGCCAAAACACTGCAGGAAAAATCACACCCGATCAAGCACTTGAATTAGCTGTAGCAAAAGATATTACTATCTACACCATCGGTATTGGTGCTGATATTATGATCCAAAATTCATTATTTGGCGCCCGTCGCGTTAACCCTTCAAGTGAACTTGATGAAGAGTCTTTACAACGTATTGCTGATGAAACCGGCGGTTACTATTTTCGTGCCCGAGCCAGTGAAGACATGAGTAAAATTTATAAATTATTGGATAATCTAGAACCTGTAGAGCAAGAACAGCAACAAATGCGCCCACTAACCGCATTGTTCCACTGGCCTTTAGGTTTAGCTTTATTGATAAGTTTACTCACCCTGTTAATTAAGAGTGTTTCCAATGGCCAATTTTTCATTCGTAGCAAAAAAGTTTCGGGAGTGAAGCATTAA